Within Paenibacillus albicereus, the genomic segment GCTCAAGTCCATGACGTCCGCTCCTTTTGTTCAAATTCGTGCCTGACGTGATGGGGTACGAATTCGGCCGACCGCCCTCCTTTCTTAAACTCCATTAATGGTATCAATATCGTCGGGTTTTCTTGAAGGGGAACTATCTTTCTCCGTAGGATAAAATCATCCTAATTTTGTCATTGAATGGAGGAAATCCTAGAAATGAGCCCCGGCACCAAATCATTTTCCCCCTTCCCTCCGCTTCCTGAAAAGGAAGGTTTTGCAACTTTCGACATAAAAAAAGCCCCGAATCGAATTCGGGGCTTTTGCAGCCTTTTGGATCGCTCGGCGCCTCAGGGGCGGGCGAGGCTTAGAAGCACGTCGGCGGCATGGCCGGCGACCTTGACGCCGCGCCATTCCCGGACGAGGCGTCCTTCCTCGTCGATCAGGAACGTCGAGCGCACGACGCCCATGTACTCGCGGCCGTACAGCTTCTTGAGCTGCCAGACGCCGTACGCCTCGGCCGCCGCATGGTCCGGATCGGACAGCAGCGGGAAGCTCAGGCCGTGCTTGGCGCGGAAGTTGCCGTGCGACTTGACGCTGTCCGGGCTGATGCCGAGGACGGCCGCGCCCGCGCCTTCGAACGCCGGCATACCGTCGCGGAAGTCGCACGATTCCTGCGTGCACGCCGGCGTGTTGTTTTTCGGATAGAAGTACAGGATGACCTTGCGGCCCCGGTAGTCGGACAGCGATACGTCCGGCTTGTCCGCTCCGGAGGCGGCCAGGGTGAAGTCCGGCGCAAGCTCGCCGAGCGTGAGATCAGGCATGGGTTCAGCTTCCTTTCGCATCGATCCGGCTACGGCTCAGGAGCCGGCTCCCCGATAGCGCTTGACGCCGTGGTTCCACACGAGCATGCCGAGCGTCATGAACACGATGCCCATGACGGGCGTCAGCAACGCCAGCTGCGCCAGGCCGTCGCCATGGTCTCCGAGGAAGTAGGAGGCCGGGATGACGCCGACGAAGGCGAACGGGATGAGCCAGGTGAGCATGAAGCGGATGATCTTGTTGTAGATGTTGATCGGGTAGCGTCCGTAGTTCTGGATGTTGTACATGAGCGGCAGGATGCCGGTCGGCGCGTCCGAGTAGAAGGAGATCGCCGTCAGCGCCGTATACAGGCCGCCGTAGACGAGCACCGCGCCAGCGACGAGCAGCAGCATGACCGGGATGTCCCAGAATTCCAGCGGCAGGCCGAGCTCGACCCAGCAGCTCGCCATGATGACGATGCCCGCCAGGGAGCCGATGAGCGACGGCGGGTCCATGTTCTCGAGCGTCACCTGGAACCAGTTGTGCGCCGGGCGCGTCAGGACGCGGTCCATCTCGCCCTTGGTGATGTAGCGGTCGCTGAAGTTCCACAGGTTGAAGAACGTGCCGAAGATGCCGTACGGCACCATGAAGAAGCCGTAGACGAACACGACCTCCGCCTCGCTCCAGCCGCCGAGCGTCGGCGTGTGCT encodes:
- a CDS encoding peroxiredoxin, coding for MPDLTLGELAPDFTLAASGADKPDVSLSDYRGRKVILYFYPKNNTPACTQESCDFRDGMPAFEGAGAAVLGISPDSVKSHGNFRAKHGLSFPLLSDPDHAAAEAYGVWQLKKLYGREYMGVVRSTFLIDEEGRLVREWRGVKVAGHAADVLLSLARP
- a CDS encoding ABC transporter permease; amino-acid sequence: MFYLSLFWDYFKNYAKTKLTYRADFWIEVLADLSFQAVNLVFILIVFQHTPTLGGWSEAEVVFVYGFFMVPYGIFGTFFNLWNFSDRYITKGEMDRVLTRPAHNWFQVTLENMDPPSLIGSLAGIVIMASCWVELGLPLEFWDIPVMLLLVAGAVLVYGGLYTALTAISFYSDAPTGILPLMYNIQNYGRYPINIYNKIIRFMLTWLIPFAFVGVIPASYFLGDHGDGLAQLALLTPVMGIVFMTLGMLVWNHGVKRYRGAGS